From the genome of Toxoplasma gondii ME49 chromosome XII, whole genome shotgun sequence:
CTCGCGAGCGAGAATTCAAGGAAAAGAGTGCGTTTGAAAAGCCAAATGCAGCTCTTGACGAAGCAGTGGGGATCGTCGAAGCCGGCGGCCTCTGCGACGCGGGCCGAGAGAGCGACTGGTCTGCACGGCCGCCGCCACGGAAAAAGGGCAAAGAGCGTCGGCAGAAACAGCGTagaaagaagcgcgagaagcggaACAAAGACGCTGCTTGCACGGGAGAAAGTCAGGCGTCCGAACAGACGAAACCGAAGGACCTGCCCAGGGACACAACACAGGACGGTCAAACCCAAAGCGCGCTTCCCCACGAGGAAGGAGTCCAGGTGACAACCGCGGAACCTGCTGGAAAtcgagaacagagacggtCGACCTTCTATGGTTTGTACAAGTTTGTTAAACCTCAGGAGGACGATGGccctgaagaaggaaaggcgagacggGAGACAAGTCCGTGTGGTGCGCCGAGAACGTAACGCACGAGGGGAAGGAAGGACCTTAATTTCGTTGGGTTTCGAGATTCAACGGAAACCTCCGTGTTGAGGGAAATCTAAAGAGCTTccaacgcgagaagaagtggagacagTGAGGTGAGCGTGGAGTATTCTCCAGTTTCCAGGTTTCCACGCCGCTGCTCTTGGCAGGATCAAGCGCAGTGGCTTCGCCGGAGACGTCGGCGGAGACACGCTGACCGGGAGCTGATGCATGCGCATACGCATGCGCCCATGTACATTTAGAAACTTTTTGGATGAATCGCGTCGACTTCGGCCCGACCTCTACACGGAGCGGGACAATGGATGTCGCGCTCCCGTGCTGTTTGTGAGATGGACAGCAAGTGTATTCTTGGAAAGCTTTGTTTGTtgccttgcatgcacgcattcGGTACAGTCGAGCACCTTCCCCTTTTGCGGTGTGAACAAGGCTCGCTTTCTGCGCGACCCTTGGAGAGGCCTCGGAGCCTCGGTTTCACCAGAGGGGGAGATGTATCCCGTTCCTTCTCATCGACTCACATCCGTGGGTCTTGCACACAGATGACCGTGGATAAACAGGTACCCAAATTCCGCGGACGCAGGCTTGTGCGAAGGTACGtgtgcttcctctttctttctctggagcGACGCGATCCCCAAGTTGTCAGCGACGTAGGCCTGTGCTTCCACAGCATGCACAGGAGAGTCTGAGACTGGCCTACCGCAGTTCATGAGTTGACAGGTGGTTTCGCGACAGGTCGATCCAACGATCTTCATACAGCTTGTGATTGAAGACGGAAGCAGGGAGGACCTCCCGTGTGAGGCGAGGCCAGAGGGATCCATGAAGAGTAAGGGTGCTGCCAGGGGCAAGATGCAAAGTTGCGGAGAGGGTAAGCacggtggagagaagagggagcgCAGACGAGGTGTGGAGTCTCTTTgtgaggaaggaggaaatgTAGAATGAGGATTCCCAGAGGATGAGGCGACCAGTGGttgcgaaaaaaaacagacgagggagaaacagggagacgcagacgcgcatgcatggcCACTCATGCCAGGCTGCTGCTAAGAGCAGCCTTAGACGCCTCCACATTTTTCTTGAGGCGGATTTTTTCAGCCGGCAAGCCACACGAGATTTTCTCGACTCCAGGTTTCCGCCTTCCCATGTCGCGAATTCGTGAATGTTCCATGCCTTGAGTGAGACTGAGACGCCAGGCATGTTCGAAGCCTTTCGCTAATTTGATCGTAGGTGCATGCGGACAACTGGATGCCTCTTGAAGCGTTGCAGGCTCCACATAAGGGTTGCATGCGGATTGGGGCGTTCTGCCGTGTCAGTTCCGGTGCCCACAATGACCTTTCT
Proteins encoded in this window:
- a CDS encoding hypothetical protein (encoded by transcript TGME49_245740~Signal peptide predicted by SignalP 2.0 HMM (probability 0.979) with cleavage site probability 0.321 at residue 27), which gives rise to MSGHACASASPCFSLVCFFSQPLVASSSGNPHSTFPPSSQRDSTPRLRSLFSPPCLPSPQLCILPLAAPLLFMDPSGLASHGRSSLLPSSITSCMKIVGSTCRETTCQLMNCGRPVSDSPVHAVEAQAYVADNLGIASLQRKKEEAHVPSHKPASAEFGYLFIHGHLCARPTDVSR